One Saccharomyces kudriavzevii IFO 1802 strain IFO1802 genome assembly, chromosome: 7 DNA segment encodes these proteins:
- the PYC1 gene encoding pyruvate carboxylase 1 (similar to Saccharomyces cerevisiae PYC2 (YBR218C) and PYC1 (YGL062W); ancestral locus Anc_6.115), whose translation MSQKKFAGLRDNFNLLGEKNKILVANRGEIPIRIFRTAHELSMQTVAIYSHEDRLSTHKQKADEAYVIGEAGQYTPVGAYLAIDEIISIAQKHQVDFIHPGYGFLSENSEFADKVAKAGITWIGPPAEVINSVGDKVSARNLAARANVPTVPGTPGPIESVQEALDFVGEYGYPVIIKAAFGGGGRGMRVVREGDDVADAFQRATSEARTAFGNGTCFVERFLVKPKHIEVQLLADNHGNVVHLFERDCSVQRRHQKVVEVAPAKTLPREVRDAILTDAVKLAKECGYRNAGTAEFLVDNQNRHYFIEINPRIQVEHTITEEITGIDIVAAQIQIAAGASLPQLGLFQDKITTRGFAIQCRITTEDPAKNFQPDTGRIEVYRSAGGNGVRLDGGNAYAGTIISPHYDSMLVKCSCSGSTYEIVRRKMIRALIEFRIRGVKTNMPFLLTLLTHPVFIDGTYWTTFIDDTPQLFQMVSSQNRAQKLLHYLADVAVNGSSIKGQIGSPKLGSNPSIPHLHDSQGNVINVTKTTPPSGWRQVLLEKGPAEFAKQVRQFNGTLLMDTTWRDAHQSLLATRVRTHDLATIAPTTAHALAGAFALECWGGATFDVAMRFLHEDPWERLRKLRALVPNIPFQMLLRGANGVAYSSLPDNAIDHFVKQAKDNGVDIFRVFDALNDLDQLKVGVDAVKKAGGVVEATVCFSGDMLQPGKKYNLDYYLEIAEKIVKMGTHILGIKDMAGTMKPAAAKLLIGSLRAKYPDLPIHVHTHDSAGTAVASMAACALAGADVVDVAINSMSGLTSQPSINALLASLEGNIDTGINVEHVRELDAYWAEMRLLYSCFEADLKGPDPEVYQHEIPGGQLTNLLFQAQQLGLGEQWAETKRAYREANYLLGDIVKVTPTSKVVGDLAQFMVSNKLTPDDVKRLANSLDFPDSVMDFFEGLIGQPYGGFPEPFRSDVLRNKRRKLTCRPGLELEPFDLEKIREDLQNRFGDINECDVASYNMYPRVYEDFQKMRETYGDLSVLPTRSFLSPLETDEEIEVIIEQGKTLIIKLQAVGDLNKKTGEREVYFDLNGEMRKIRVVDRSLKVATVTKSKADMHDPLHIGAPMAGVIVEVKVHKGSLIKKGQPVAVLSAMKMEMIISSPSDGQVKEVFVSEGENVDSSDLLVLLEDQVPAETKA comes from the coding sequence ATGTCGCAAAAGAAATTCGCTGGCCTGAGAGATAACTTCAATCTCTTGGGtgagaaaaacaaaatactGGTGGCCAATAGAGGAGAAATTCCAATTAGAATATTTCGTACCGCTCATGAATTATCTATGCAAACGGTAGCTATATACTCTCATGAAGATCGTCTTTCTACACACAAGCAAAAGGCGGACGAAGCATACGTCATTGGCGAAGCAGGTCAATATACCCCCGTCGGCGCTTATTTGGCCATCGACGAGATCATCTCCATTGCGCAAAAACATCAGGTAGATTTTATCCATCCAGGTTATGGATTCTTGTCTGAAAATTCCGAGTTCGCTGATAAAGTAGCGAAAGCAGGCATCACTTGGATCGGGCCCCCCGCCGAAGTCATTAACTCCGTGGGTGATAAAGTTTCCGCTAGAAACTTGGCCGCAAGGGCCAATGTCCCTACCGTCCCCGGTACCCCAGGCCCTATTGAAAGTGTGCAGGAGGCACTTGATTTTGTTGGGGAGTATGGCTACCCGGTGATTATCAAGGCAGCCTTCGGTGGCGGTGGTAGAGGTATGAGAGTCGTGAGAGAAGGAGATGATGTAGCTGATGCGTTCCAGCGTGCCACGTCTGAGGCCCGTACGGCGTTCGGTAACGGTACCTGTTTTGTAGAGAGATTCCTGGTCAAGCCAAAGCATATCGAAGTACAATTGTTGGCCGATAACCACGGAAACGTGGTTCATCTTTTCGAAAGAGACTGTTCCGTACAAAGAAGACACCAAAAGGTTGTCGAAGTGGCTCCAGCAAAGACGTTACCCCGTGAAGTCCGTGACGCCATCTTGACAGACGCTGTCAAATTGGCGAAGGAATGTGGCTACAGAAATGCGGGTACCGCAGAATTCTTGGTTGATAACCAAAACAGACActatttcattgaaatcaaCCCAAGAATCCAGGTGGAGCACACCATCACCGAAGAAATAACAGGCATAGACATCGTAGCGGCCCAGATCCAGATTGCAGCAGGTGCCTCTCTGCCCCAATTAGGTCTGTTTCAGGATAAAATCACTACCCGTGGTTTTGCCATTCAATGTCGTATCACCACAGAAGACCCGGCTAAGAACTTTCAACCAGATACGGGTAGGATAGAAGTTTACCGGTCCGCTGGCGGTAATGGTGTTAGACTGGACGGTGGTAACGCCTATGCGGGAACAATCATCTCACCTCATTACGATTCCATGCTGGTCAAATGTTCCTGTTCCGGCTCCACTTACGAAATCGTTCGTAGGAAAATGATCCGTGCCTTGATTGAATTCAGAATCAGAGGTGTGAAAACGAACATGCCCTTCCTTTTGACACTTTTGACACATCCCGTTTTCATTGACGGCACGTACTGGACAACCTTTATCGATGATACTCCACAACTGTTCCAAATGGTTTCTTCTCAAAACAGAGCTCAAAAACTATTGCACTATCTTGCTGACGTCGCAGTCAACGGTTCGTCTATCAAGGGCCAAATTGGCTCGCCAAAATTAGGTTCAAACCCAAGTATTCCTCATTTACATGATTCCCAGGGCAATGTTATCAACGTTACAAAGACCACACCACCTTCCGGATGGAGACAGGTGCTATTAGAAAAGGGCCCAGCCGAATTTGCCAAACAGGTAAGACAGTTCAACGGTACTTTATTAATGGATACCACTTGGAGAGATGCTCATCAGTCTCTACTGGCAACGAGAGTAAGAACGCATGATTTGGCTACGATTGCTCCCACCACTGCACACGCGCTTGCCGGTGCTTTCGCCCTAGAATGTTGGGGTGGTGCCACATTCGATGTCGCTATGAGATTCTTGCACGAAGACCCATGGGAACGTCTAAGAAAATTGAGAGCCTTAGTGCCTAACATTCCCTTCCAAATGTTGTTGCGTGGTGCCAATGGTGTGGcttattcttctttacCGGACAATGCTATTGACCATTTCGTTAAGCAAGCGAAGGATAATGGTGTTGATATATTCAGAGTCTTTGATGCCTTGAATGACTTGGACCAATTGAAAGTTGGTGTAGATGCTGTGAAGAAGGCCGGTGGTGTTGTTGAAGCCACCGTTTGTTTTTCAGGTGACATGCTTCAACCAGGTAAAAAATACAACTTGGATTACTATTTAGAAATcgctgaaaaaattgttaaaaTGGGCACTCACATCTTGGGTATCAAGGATATGGCAGGCACCATGAAACCAGCAGCCGCCAAACTACTAATTGGGTCCCTAAGAGCCAAATATCCTGATCTTCCAATCCATGTCCATACCCATGACTCGGCTGGTACTGCTGTTGCATCCATGGCTGCATGCGCCCTTGCGGGTGCCGATGTTGTTGATGTAGCCATCAACTCTATGTCTGGTCTAACTTCTCAACCATCTATCAATGCTTTGTTGGCTTCATTAGAGGGTAACATCGACACAGGTATCAACGTTGAACATGTTCGTGAATTAGACGCCTACTGGGCGGAAATGAGGTTGCTATATTCTTGTTTCGAAGCTGACCTAAAGGGTCCGGATCCAGAAGTTTATCAACATGAAATCCCAGGTGGTCAGTTGACTAACCTGTTATTCCAAGCTCAACAATTGGGTCTTGGCGAACAATGGGCTGAAACTAAGAGGGCCTACCGAGAAGCTAACTACTTACTAGGTGATATTGTCAAAGTTACTCCAACCTCCAAGGTTGTTGGTGACTTAGCACAGTTTATGGTTTCAAACAAATTAACCCCAGATGATGTTAAACGTTTAGCAAATTCTTTAGATTTCCCTGACTCTGTTATGGACTTCTTTGAGGGTTTGATTGGTCAACCATATGGTGGGTTCCCTGAACCGTTTAGATCTGATGTACTAAgaaacaagagaagaaagttGACCTGTCGTCCGGGCTTAGAGTTAGAGCCATTcgatcttgaaaaaattagagAAGACTTGCAAAACAGATTCGGTGATATCAATGAATGCGATGTCGCTTCTTATAACATGTATCCAAGAGTCTATGAAGACTTCCAAAAGATGAGAGAAACGTACGGTGACTTGTCCGTACTACCAACAAGAAGTTTCCTGTCTCCACTGGAGACTGATGAGGAAATCGAAGTTATTATCGAACAAGGTAAAACTTTGATCATCAAGTTACAAGCTGTTGGTGActtgaacaagaagacCGGCGAAAGAGAAGTATACTTTGACTTGAATGGTGAAATGAGAAAGATTCGTGTTGTCGACAGATCACTAAAAGTGGCAACTGTCACTAAATCAAAGGCAGACATGCATGATCCACTACACATTGGTGCTCCAATGGCAGGCGTCATTGTGGAAGTTAAAGTCCATAAGGGctctttgataaagaagGGCCAACCAGTAGCCGTATTGAGTGCcatgaaaatggaaatgatCATCTCTTCTCCATCTGATGGACAAGTTAAAGAAGTATTTGTCTCTGAGGGTGAAAATGTGGACTCTTCTGATTTATTGGTTTTGTTGGAAGATCAAGTTCCAGCTGAAACTAAAGCATGA
- the DUO1 gene encoding Duo1p (similar to Saccharomyces cerevisiae DUO1 (YGL061C); ancestral locus Anc_6.114), which translates to MSEQSQLDDSTIDKLIPQIFNEMRSNLNSTTNRPSKSTENGTNDNMLSANTSLRPFNSITTQSLLKESESLDKITAMIRNVTGALKNNLPVYVNQVNEVCKSTNSILDSWINIHSQAGYIHKLMSDQTYLKLINDRLNYEKANTNDEDGSTLHSVIALKKKEVLDLKQKLENKKREKEDVPAKSTNQGLNPRYGVQSGRRPLSSNGNGNNGRVRKPTVPASKRPSGIPRVTNRWTKPTASSSRKMFR; encoded by the coding sequence ATGAGCGAACAAAGTCAGTTGGATGATTCCACCATAGATAAGCTGATTCCACAGATCTTCAATGAGATGAGATCTAACCTCAACAGCACCACCAACAGACCCTCTAAGAGTACCGAAAATGGAACAAATGATAACATGCTGTCTGCCAATACTTCTTTAAGGCCATTTAATTCAATCACGACACAGTCTTTACTCAAAGAATCGGAATCCCTAGATAAAATAACGGCAATGATACGAAACGTTACAGgtgcattgaaaaataatttaCCCGTATATGTTAACCAAGTAAACGAGGTATGTAAATCTACGAATTCCATATTGGATTCATGGATCAACATCCATTCTCAAGCAGGCTATATTCATAAATTGATGAGTGATCAAACGTATTTAAAGCTAATTAACGACAGGCTGAACTACGAGAAGGCTAACacaaatgatgaagatggaaGCACTTTGCACAGCGTGAttgcattgaaaaagaaggaggTTTTGGATTTAAAGCAAAAGTTAGAAAATAAGAAGAGAGAGAAAGAGGACGTACCAGCGAAGTCGACAAATCAAGGACTAAATCCAAGGTACGGCGTACAATCCGGGAGAAGGCCGTTGTCTTCCAATGGTAATGGTAATAACGGTAGAGTGAGGAAGCCAACTGTTCCTGCTTCGAAGAGGCCTAGTGGTATACCAAGGGTTACTAATAGGTGGACGAAACCCACTGCTAGTAGTTCGAGAAAGATGTTTCGCTAA
- the YBP2 gene encoding Ybp2p (similar to Saccharomyces cerevisiae YBP1 (YBR216C) and YBP2 (YGL060W); ancestral locus Anc_6.112) produces MGESIETISDSLSRAFQEEKDDPVSLVTIIDTYDEQVNAKNSVKEKSHYLEVLLKLLRENPDTVKEIAWDLPKGLLEFISSKNIDVKKHLALSPIFSGVMNCFSELGINGNPKECLLTACELVSGLSIDLTGTDGSDEDFLDPASDEATNNDKGVSDICPEIENCVGRKIVDFIPNLKVYVLFDFMGSVLRRVDTLYPSKFLAMAISAIVKYIRSNVEDMDDIHFILRRVYDFCTTYVPQQPSDKLTDDIDGCDLEKILEDELVLQKKLLAKLAVFSIGYGLKNKPGNIDRMYFDGLMHKKMDENEANASLLNICHQYYEYVTSLDVDIKDCFEECLEESKHIYDCVRLDSKASTVKLQEEINQLIYEVSYAYQIKELAEEKNIKLDQYGIVILSAIHYSKSGIHLLSELNVQNAIYLYIRCTTASLFSEIYDNKFLESTVRYWLWVSITKTSTQKIKSNLQELPGHITTAFLQMLLMKTCNEPNNDTKLMEFTLLRRVLCLMPENTSYTFIFETLLNCPYITVKIAVLDILRDMMIKSPEASGSSEAASSPEQRESMNTADSAQMPPKLPPRPYISINEDRMASIHSIAKICFSVIKQKKRTQGDLLLVLTYMKFFVSLRNKWDLGLLIAINKEIAETFQEEGEPELAFINIANNTLSAYIEEASIRS; encoded by the coding sequence ATGGGAGAATCAATTGAAACAATCTCTGATAGTCTCAGTAGGGCTTTTCAAGAGGAGAAAGATGATCCTGTCTCTTTGGTAACAATAATTGATACGTATGATGAGCAGGTCAACGCAAAAAACTccgtaaaagaaaagagtcATTATTTGGAAGTCCTGTTAAAATTGCTCAGAGAAAATCCAGATACCGTAAAAGAGATCGCTTGGGATTTGCCTAAGGGCTTATTGGAGTTTATCTCAAGCAAAAATATCGATGTCAAGAAGCATTTAGCTCTAAGTCCCATTTTTTCTGGTGTAATGAATTGCTTTAGTGAGCTAGGTATAAATGGGAATCCCAAGGAATGCCTCTTAACCGCTTGTGAATTAGTATCAGGCCTTAGTATAGATTTGACTGGAACTGACGGttctgatgaagattttcttgatcctGCCAGTGATGAAGCAACAAATAATGATAAAGGAGTATCAGATATTTGTCCGGAGATTGAAAATTGTGTGGGCAGAAAAATTGTAGATTTCATCCCCAATTTGAAAGTTTATGTTCTCTTCGACTTTATGGGTTCGGTTCTGAGGCGTGTCGATACTTTATACCCGTCTAAATTTCTGGCCATGGCAATTTCTGCAATTGTCAAGTATATAAGAAGTAACGTCGAAGATATGGATGATATACACTTCATTTTGCGCAGGGTTTACGATTTTTGTACAACTTATGTCCCACAACAGCCATCAGATAAACTCACCGATGATATTGATGGATGcgatcttgaaaaaatcctAGAAGATGAGTTGGTTTTGCAGAAAAAGCTCCTTGCTAAGCTAGCTGTATTTTCGATTGGTTACGGTCTTAAGAACAAGCCAGGTAATATTGACAGAATGTACTTCGATGGGTTGATGCATAAGAAaatggatgaaaatgaggcTAATGCTTCTCTTCTAAATATATGCCATCAATACTACGAATATGTTACTTCATTGGACGTTGATATAAAAGACTGTTTTGAGGAATGTTTAGAGGAATCTAAACATATCTATGATTGTGTTCGTTTAGATTCCAAAGCTTCAACTGTCAAACTTCAAGAGGAAATTAATCAACTAATATATGAGGTATCCTATGCATACCAAATCAAGGAGCTTgccgaagaaaaaaatataaagcTCGATCAATATGGGATAGTAATCTTATCGGCAATACACTATTCCAAAAGTGGCATACATTTGTTGTCAGAACTTAACGTCCAAAATGCAATTTATCTGTACATCCGATGTACAACCgcttcattgttttcagAAATCTACGACAATAAGTTTCTGGAAAGCACCGTGCGATATTGGCTATGGGTATCCATAACTAAGACTTCCAcgcaaaaaataaaaagtaaTCTGCAGGAACTCCCAGGACACATTACTACTGCTTTTTTACAAATGTTACTGATGAAAACTTGCAATGAACCAAACAACGACACGAAGTTAATGGAATTCACGCTTCTGAGAAGGGTCTTATGTCTAATGCCTGAGAACACATCATATacgtttatttttgaaacgcTGCTAAATTGTCCATATATAACGGTTAAAATTGCTGTTCTTGACATCTTAAGGGACATGATGATTAAATCTCCGGAGGCTTCCGGTAGCAGCGAAGCAGCTTCTTCGCCTGAACAACGTGAATCCATGAATACTGCTGATAGTGCACAGATGCCGCCAAAACTCCCCCCCAGACCTTACATATCCATTAATGAAGATCGCATGGCTTCCATTCATAGCATTGCTAAGATATGTTTTTCCGTTATcaagcaaaagaagagaacacAAGGTGATCTACTTTTGGTGTTAACATacatgaaattttttgtgAGTTTGAGAAACAAATGGGATTTGGGGCTGTTAATAGCTATTAATAAAGAGATCGCCGAGACTTTCCAAGAAGAGGGTGAACCTGAATTGGCATTCATTAATATTGCCAACAATACTTTGAGTGCGTATATAGAAGAAGCTAGCATACGCTCATAG
- the PKP2 gene encoding protein kinase PKP2 (similar to Saccharomyces cerevisiae PKP2 (YGL059W); ancestral locus Anc_6.110) → MSKYHFNCVRYRHFLRTSNISQIPDFTKYCIGPVNEELAPYIMETMKAYPSNSKYINPQHYYHNRTVLVDNYLKRNPNPVSLTQLAQYYDDSTKLTRTKIINSGKFVKGELVIRIAHKLDQLQQLPFNVVNNFHFVQVYESYYNIFESFRKYPTIRTLEDASQFADFIKSMLEGFNTLNLPHLIMGALECTILNLYPREKMDELLSDLLRARISRRLIVEEHVSITANYTSGKRENTLVLGDIFQECNAKKYLLEASEEAQKFIQDMYFKDIPMPEFIVEGDTQLTFYFLPTHLKYLLGEILRNTYEATMKHYIRKGLEKPQPIIVTVVSNDESYLFRISDKAGGILHDDENLWSFGKSKERAQESLNNFHKLPGLQTVSIYDQVHSNTNYSPKSKSIPPMTLKPYMHTSLEPMSYPSIINGHMKYETPLIELLKRSFRYKLGIGLAMCKVYAEYWNGDLSLHSMPGYGTDVVLKLGNLMKHTEKLQLDKV, encoded by the coding sequence ATGTCCAAGTATCACTTTAATTGCGTAAGGTATAGACACTTCCTTAGGACATCAAATATTTCCCAAATCCCTGATTTTACGAAGTACTGCATAGGGCCCGTAAATGAGGAATTAGCACCTTATATCATGGAGACCATGAAGGCATATCCCTCAAACTCCAAATATATCAACCCGCAGCACTACTACCATAACAGAACAGTTTTAGTGGATAACTACTTGAAGCGAAACCCGAATCCGGTGTCATTAACTCAATTGGCACAATATTATGACGATTCTACCAAATTAACCAGAACGAAGATCATCAACTCTGGGAAGTTTGTTAAGGGGGAACTTGTGATCAGAATCGCGCATAAACTAGATCAACTGCAACAACTGCCTTTCAACGTTGTGAACAACTTCCATTTTGTTCAAGTCTATGAATCATATTAcaacatttttgaaagttttagAAAGTATCCGACTATAAGGACTTTAGAAGATGCTTCTCAATTTGCCGACTTTATCAAAAGTATGTTAGAGGGCTTCAATACACTTAATCTACCACACTTAATTATGGGAGCACTAGAATGTacaattttgaatctcTATCCCCGTGAGAAAATGGATGAGTTACTATCCGATTTGTTAAGGGCCCGAATATCAAGAAGACTGATTGTGGAAGAACATGTCAGCATCACAGCCAACTACACTAGTGGTAAAAGGGAAAACACTTTGGTATTAGGTGATATATTCCAGGAGTGCAATGCCAAGAAGTATTTATTGGAAGCCAGTGAAGAAGCtcaaaaattcattcaagATATGTACTTTAAGGATATTCCCATGCCTGAATTTATTGTTGAAGGTGACACTCAGTTAACCTTCTACTTTTTGCCCACCCATCTAAAGTATTTGTTGGGGGAAATCTTGAGAAACACTTATGAAGCAACCATGAAGCATTATATCCGTAAGGGATTAGAAAAGCCGCAGCCAATCATAGTCACTGTAGTAAGTAATGATGAATCCTATCTGTTCAGGATTTCGGATAAAGCTGGTGGTATACTACACGACGATGAAAACCTATGGTCTTTTGGTAAATCTAAGGAAAGAGCTCAAGAATCTTTGAACAATTTTCATAAGTTGCCTGGTTTGCAGACAGTTTCTATTTATGATCAAGTTCATTCCAATACCAATTACAGTCCCAAGTCTAAGTCGATACCGCCAATGACACTGAAACCATACATGCATACGTCATTGGAACCAATGAGTTATCCTAGCATAATCAATGGCCATATGAAATACGAAACCCCCTTAATCGAATTATTAAAGCGCTCTTTTAGATACAAACTGGGTATTGGTTTGGCCATGTGCAAAGTATATGCCGAATATTGGAACGGTGATTTGTCCTTACATTCGATGCCTGGATATGGAACTGATGTAGTACTAAAATTGGGCAACTTGATGAAACATACAGAGAAACTACAATTAGATAAAGTATGA
- the RAD6 gene encoding E2 ubiquitin-conjugating protein RAD6 (similar to Saccharomyces cerevisiae RAD6 (YGL058W); ancestral locus Anc_6.109) gives MSTPARRRLMRDFKRMKEDAPPGVSASPLPDNVMVWNAMIIGPADTSYEDGTFRLLLEFDEEYPNKPPHVKFLSEMFHPNVYANGEICLDILQNRWTPTYDVASILTSIQSLFNDPNPASPANVEAATLFKDHKSQYVKRVKETVEKSWEDDMDDMDDDDDDDEDDEGAD, from the coding sequence ATGTCAACACCAGCTAGAAGAAGACTAATGAGAGACTTCAAACGTATGAAGGAAGATGCCCCCCCAGGAGTGTCTGCTTCACCTTTACCTGATAACGTCATGGTATGGAATGCTATGATTATTGGACCAGCTGATACTTCGTATGAAGATGGCACATTTAGGTTATTGTTGGAGTTTGACGAAGAATATCCTAATAAGCCACCGCatgtcaaatttttgagtGAAATGTTCCATCCCAACGTTTATGCGAATGGCGAAATTTGTCTGGACATTTTACAAAACAGATGGACTCCAACATATGATGTGGCATCTATATTGACATCTATTCAAAGTTTGTTCAATGATCCAAATCCGGCCTCGCCAGCAAACGTGGAAGCTGCGACGTTATTCAAAGATCATAAATCACAGTACGTCAAAAGAGTGAAAGAGACAGTAGAGAAATCTTGGGAAGATGATATGGACGATATGgacgacgatgacgacgatgacgagGACGATGAAGGTGCTGACTGA
- the GEP7 gene encoding Gep7p (similar to Saccharomyces cerevisiae GEP7 (YGL057C); ancestral locus Anc_6.108), which yields MIRSTVKNLLTRRHYQPNLKRNPPTTLLLKQKIRLAQNVDNTSNESPISFSQTISEVFSVLQPNAPDPDEDKTAALERDLLLTERLDNGELSAIINKHFHPSSSSSRNNQLIDTEVLLQNFPRLNENDLVLLNFAIDENIQRDWNGLKQDFIQLWYFKSFGFIGPRSRFVQTNSHSSLRSQFLQLPLIEYNWLLLQNNKSINLSPTNLRKLTDIFQLDDKKFTWKSIDPFSKAIISFVVFVSIFVWLDESAKQKNKRLSVENTTMPV from the coding sequence ATGATAAGATCAACGGTTAAGAATCTCCTCACTAGGAGACATTATCAGCCAAacctgaaaagaaatccGCCAACCACTTTGCttttgaagcaaaaaataCGATTGGCTCAAAATGTCGACAACACCAGTAATGAAAGCCccatttcattttcacaGACAATATCTGAGGTATTCAGTGTCTTGCAGCCAAATGCGCCAGATCCAGATGAAGACAAAACCGCCGCTTTGGAACGTGATCTCCTCTTGACTGAACGTCTAGATAACGGCGAGCTTAGCGCGATCATAAACAAACACTTCCATCcatcgtcgtcgtcgtcgcGTAACAATCAATTGATAGACACGGAGGTTTTGTTGCAAAATTTCCCGAGGCTAAATGAGAATGATCTCGTTCTATTGAATTTTGCCATAGATGAAAACATCCAGCGAGATTGGAATGGTTTAAAGCAAGACTTCATTCAACTATGGTATTTCAAATCGTTCGGCTTCATTGGGCCTCGATCCCGATTCGTTCAGACAAACTCACACTCTTCACTGAGGTCCCAATTCTTGCAACTTCCATTGATCGAGTATAATTGGTTACTTCTAcagaataataaaagtaTAAATTTATCGCCTACCAACCTACGAAAGCTGACCGACATTTTCCAGTTAGATGATAAAAAGTTCACTTGGAAAAGCATAGATCCGTTCAGTAAGGCTATAATCTCATTTGTCGTTTTCGTTTCCATATTTGTGTGGCTTGATGAAAGtgcaaaacaaaaaaataagaggCTATCTGTGGAGAACACCACAATGCCAGTGTAA